One genomic region from Lycorma delicatula isolate Av1 chromosome 1, ASM4794821v1, whole genome shotgun sequence encodes:
- the LOC142317591 gene encoding uncharacterized protein LOC142317591 — translation MTALAGAAYTNIRGKILEELLEAIGAKCVNNGTATYSARGHNSIIDLVIIDSRIRTDSIDFAVLNEETPSDHRAILVTLREYLPGRRQLNIFSRMTEQQIHRVTNNAANRIKNCPQITPEAFQDIIKEEIPKIPPSNNKYHPIYWWSAEIEEQRRIMQRYKRVDQKLRARNRTEEEGRLAIEQYRQAWKILNFLIKQVKKKKWLELCEELNVDPWGKAFKIVTKSLGRYVPTLSAEMSAQQVKLLFPRI, via the coding sequence ATGACAGCGCTAGCTGGTGCGGCCTACACGAATATTAGAGGAAAAATACTAGAGGAACTGCTTGAGGCTATCGGCGCGAAGTGTGTCAATAACGGGACCGCCACTTATAGCGCAAGAGGACATAATTCGATAATTGATTTGGTTATAATCGACAGTAGGATCCGTACTGACTCAATTGACTTTGCGGTCCTTAACGAAGAAACTCCTAGTGACCATAGGGCCATTTTAGTCACCCTTAGAGAGTACCTACCAGGAAGAAGACAGTTAAACATTTTCAGTCGAATGACAGAACAACAGATTCACCGCGTTACCAACAACGCAgcaaacagaatcaaaaattgtCCACAAATAACTCCTGAGGCGTTCCAGGATATAATTAAAGAGGAGATACCTAAAATACCGCCTAGTAACAATAAATACCACCCGATTTATTGGTGGtctgcagagatagaagagcagagAAGAATCATGCAACGATACAAAAGAGTAGATCAGAAATTACGCGCTAGGAATAGAACGGAAGAAGAAGGTCGTCTTGCGATAGAGCAATACAGACAAGCTTGGAAAATACTCAATTTCCTTatcaaacaagttaaaaaaaagaaatggctggAGTTGTGTGAAGAGCTTAACGTAGATCCCTGGGGAAAGGCATTTAAGATAGTGACCAAAAGCCTGGGAAGATACGTGCCGACATTGAGTGCTGAAATGTCGGCACAACAGGTTAAATTGCTATTTCCCAGAATATAA